From the Apus apus isolate bApuApu2 chromosome 4, bApuApu2.pri.cur, whole genome shotgun sequence genome, one window contains:
- the FBXO41 gene encoding F-box only protein 41 isoform X1, which yields MASLDLPYRCPRCGEHKRFRSLSSLRAHLEYNHTYETLYVLSKTNSICDAAVFPLAADGALLTPAARRDYFESTSFQGKDQRFSCDLVPAEELEPAPSSSPSPRYVHEIEIPLTEIFSRGKAVAPAPAPPAAMDAAYEEGLARLKIRAFEKLEVDKRLEKLTEEVEQKIASQVGRLQVELDRKSSELEKAKQESLRLSREKQELEDRASELSRQVDVSVEMLASLKQDLVQKEQELTRKQQEVLQIDQFLKETAAREANAKVRLQHFIEELLDRADRAEKQLQIISSSCGTTPNGSLGRCGTPGGKATGRLVPLRAQRDRHPGPGAAVHGPYVVSNQRSSSSTGASSRAKPVSQSSGCYDSDSAEPCPADEAAEGHVPPGREGPRGSGLRRQAIQNWHRRPYRNSTEGEEGDVSDVGSRTTESEAEGWEPEAPGSSASRPLGGCRLTARTEAATGKVGRLERGSPGHSSEVISPEILKMRAALFCIFTYLDTRTLLRAAEVCKDWKFVARHPAVWTRVLLENARVSSKFLAMLSQWCTQMHSLTLQNLKPRQRGKKESKEDYMKSTRGCLEAGLESLLKATGGNLLILRISHCPNVLTDRSLWLASCYCRALQAVTYRSSTDPVGHEVIWALGAGCRDIISLQVAPLHPCQQPTRFSNRCLQMIGRCWPHLRALGIGGAGCGVQGLASLARNCMRLQVLELDHVAEINQEVAAEMCREGLKGLEMLVLTSTPVTPKALLHFNSVCRNLKSIVVQVGIVDYFKEPHSPEAKKMFEEMVNKLQALRKRPGFSKILHIKVEGGC from the exons ATGGCCTCCCTGGACCTGCCCTACCGGTGCCCGCGCTGCGGGGAGCACAAGCGCTTCCGCAGCCTCTCCTCGCTGCGGGCGCACCTGGAGTACAACCACACCTACGAGACCCTCTACGTCCTCTCCAAGACCAACAGCATCTGCGATGCTGCCGTCTTCCCCTTGGCCGCCGACGGCGCCTTGCTGACCCCGGCCGCTCGGCGGGACTACTTTGAGAGCACCTCCTTCCAAGGCAAGGACCAGCGCTTCTCCTGCGACCTGGTCCCCGCCGAGGAGCTGGAACCAGCCCCGTCCTCCTCCCCCTCGCCCCGCTATGTCCACGAGATCGAGATCCCCCTGACGGAGATCTTCAGCCGGGGCAAAGCCGTGGCGCCAGCCCCGGCGCCGCCGGCCGCCATGGACGCAGCCTACGAGGAAGGCTTGGCCCGCCTGAAGATCCGAGCCTTCGAGAAGCTGGAGGTGGACaagaggctggagaagctgaCGGAGGAGGTGGAGCAGAAGATCGCCTCGCAGGTGGGCCGGCTGCAAGTGGAGCTGGACCGCAAGAGCTCGGAGCTGGAGAAGGCCAAGCAGGAGAGCCTGCGGCTCAGCCgggagaagcaggagctggaggaccGGGCATCCGAACTCTCCCGCCAGGTGGACGTCAGCGTGGAGATGCTGGCCTCCCTCAAGCAGGACCTGgtgcagaaggagcaggagctCACCCGCAAGCAACA GGAGGTGCTGCAGATCGACCAGTTCCTGAAGGAGACGGCCGCCCGGGAGGCCAACGCCAAGGTCCGCCTCCAGCACTTCATCGAGGAGCTGCTGGACCGGGCGGACCGGGCCGAGAAGCAGCTCCAGAtcatcagcagcagctgtggcaccACCCCCAACGGCAGCCTGGGGCGCTGCGGGACCCCGGGGGGCAAGGCCACCGGCCGACTGGTACCTCTGCGGGCACAG AGAGATCGGCACCCAGGGCCAGGAGCAGCCGTGCATGGTCCTTATGTTGTGTCCAACCAGCGTTCCTCCTCCAGCACCGG ggCCTCAAGCCGGGCGAAACCCGTGTCCCAGAGCTCGGGCTGCTACGACAGTGACAGCGCGGAGCCGTGTCCCGCCGATGAGGCGGCCGAGGGGCACGTCCCCCCGGGGCGGGAGGGCCCGCGGGGCTCGGGGCTGCGCCGACAGGCCATCCAGAACTGGCACCGCCGGCCCTACCGCAACAGCACCGAGGGCGAGGAGGGAGACGTCTCCGACGTGGGATCCCGCACCACCGAGTCCGAGGCCGAGGGCTGGGAGCCCGAGGCACCCGGATCATCCGCATCCCGGCCCCTGGGCGGCTGCCGGCTGACGG CCAGGACCGAGGCAGCCACGGGCAAGGTGGGCCGGCTGGAgaggggcagccctggccacTCCAGCGAGGTGATCAGCCCCGAGATCCTCAAGATGAGAGCAGCTCTCTTCTGCATCTTCACCTACCTGGACACCAGGACCCTGCTGCGGGCAGCCGAGGTGTGCAAGGACTGGAAGTTCGTGGCCCGGCACCCGGCTGTGTGGACACGGGTGCTGCTGGAGAATGCCAGGGTGTCCTCCAAG TTCCTGGCCATGCTGTCTCAGTGGTGCACCCAGATGCACTCCCTCACCCTCCAAAACCTCAAGCCGCgtcagagagggaagaaggagagCAAGGAGGACTACATGAAGAGCACACG GGGCTGCCTGGAAGCAGGGCTGGAATCCTTGCTGAAGGCAACAGGTGGCAACCTCCTGATCCTGCGCATCTCCCACTGCCCCAACGTGCTGACCGACCGCTCGCTCTGGCTGGCCAGCTGCTACTGCCGGGCCCTGCAGGCTGTCACCTACCG GAGCTCTACAGACCCCGTGGGTCATGAAGTCATCTGGGCCCTTGGAGCAGGTTGCAGGGACATCATCTCCCTCCAGGTCGCACCTCTGCACCCATG ccagcagccaacACGCTTCAGCAACCGCTGCCTTCAGATGATTGGACGGTGCTGGCCCCACCTGCGGGCACTGGGCATCGGAGGGGCAGGCTGTGGTGTCCAGGGACTGGCCTCCTTAG CCCGAAACTGCATGAGGCTTCAGGTCCTGGAGCTGGACCACGTGGCTGAGATCAACCAGGAGGTCGCTGCGGAGATGTGTCGAGAGgggctgaaggggctggagatgCTGGTGCTGACCTCCACGCCTGTCACCCCCAAAGCCCTGCTGCACTTCAACA GTGTGTGCCGGAACCTGAAGTCCATCGTGGTGCAGGTGGGCATTGTAGACTACTTCAAGGAACCTCACAGCCCTGAAGCCAAGAAGATGTTTGAAGAAATGGTGAACAAACTCCAG GCCCTGAGGAAAAGACCCGGCTTCTCCAAGATTTTACACATCAAAGTGGAAGGAGGCTGTTAG
- the FBXO41 gene encoding F-box only protein 41 isoform X2, which yields MASLDLPYRCPRCGEHKRFRSLSSLRAHLEYNHTYETLYVLSKTNSICDAAVFPLAADGALLTPAARRDYFESTSFQGKDQRFSCDLVPAEELEPAPSSSPSPRYVHEIEIPLTEIFSRGKAVAPAPAPPAAMDAAYEEGLARLKIRAFEKLEVDKRLEKLTEEVEQKIASQVGRLQVELDRKSSELEKAKQESLRLSREKQELEDRASELSRQVDVSVEMLASLKQDLVQKEQELTRKQQEVLQIDQFLKETAAREANAKVRLQHFIEELLDRADRAEKQLQIISSSCGTTPNGSLGRCGTPGGKATGRLRDRHPGPGAAVHGPYVVSNQRSSSSTGASSRAKPVSQSSGCYDSDSAEPCPADEAAEGHVPPGREGPRGSGLRRQAIQNWHRRPYRNSTEGEEGDVSDVGSRTTESEAEGWEPEAPGSSASRPLGGCRLTARTEAATGKVGRLERGSPGHSSEVISPEILKMRAALFCIFTYLDTRTLLRAAEVCKDWKFVARHPAVWTRVLLENARVSSKFLAMLSQWCTQMHSLTLQNLKPRQRGKKESKEDYMKSTRGCLEAGLESLLKATGGNLLILRISHCPNVLTDRSLWLASCYCRALQAVTYRSSTDPVGHEVIWALGAGCRDIISLQVAPLHPCQQPTRFSNRCLQMIGRCWPHLRALGIGGAGCGVQGLASLARNCMRLQVLELDHVAEINQEVAAEMCREGLKGLEMLVLTSTPVTPKALLHFNSVCRNLKSIVVQVGIVDYFKEPHSPEAKKMFEEMVNKLQALRKRPGFSKILHIKVEGGC from the exons ATGGCCTCCCTGGACCTGCCCTACCGGTGCCCGCGCTGCGGGGAGCACAAGCGCTTCCGCAGCCTCTCCTCGCTGCGGGCGCACCTGGAGTACAACCACACCTACGAGACCCTCTACGTCCTCTCCAAGACCAACAGCATCTGCGATGCTGCCGTCTTCCCCTTGGCCGCCGACGGCGCCTTGCTGACCCCGGCCGCTCGGCGGGACTACTTTGAGAGCACCTCCTTCCAAGGCAAGGACCAGCGCTTCTCCTGCGACCTGGTCCCCGCCGAGGAGCTGGAACCAGCCCCGTCCTCCTCCCCCTCGCCCCGCTATGTCCACGAGATCGAGATCCCCCTGACGGAGATCTTCAGCCGGGGCAAAGCCGTGGCGCCAGCCCCGGCGCCGCCGGCCGCCATGGACGCAGCCTACGAGGAAGGCTTGGCCCGCCTGAAGATCCGAGCCTTCGAGAAGCTGGAGGTGGACaagaggctggagaagctgaCGGAGGAGGTGGAGCAGAAGATCGCCTCGCAGGTGGGCCGGCTGCAAGTGGAGCTGGACCGCAAGAGCTCGGAGCTGGAGAAGGCCAAGCAGGAGAGCCTGCGGCTCAGCCgggagaagcaggagctggaggaccGGGCATCCGAACTCTCCCGCCAGGTGGACGTCAGCGTGGAGATGCTGGCCTCCCTCAAGCAGGACCTGgtgcagaaggagcaggagctCACCCGCAAGCAACA GGAGGTGCTGCAGATCGACCAGTTCCTGAAGGAGACGGCCGCCCGGGAGGCCAACGCCAAGGTCCGCCTCCAGCACTTCATCGAGGAGCTGCTGGACCGGGCGGACCGGGCCGAGAAGCAGCTCCAGAtcatcagcagcagctgtggcaccACCCCCAACGGCAGCCTGGGGCGCTGCGGGACCCCGGGGGGCAAGGCCACCGGCCGACTG AGAGATCGGCACCCAGGGCCAGGAGCAGCCGTGCATGGTCCTTATGTTGTGTCCAACCAGCGTTCCTCCTCCAGCACCGG ggCCTCAAGCCGGGCGAAACCCGTGTCCCAGAGCTCGGGCTGCTACGACAGTGACAGCGCGGAGCCGTGTCCCGCCGATGAGGCGGCCGAGGGGCACGTCCCCCCGGGGCGGGAGGGCCCGCGGGGCTCGGGGCTGCGCCGACAGGCCATCCAGAACTGGCACCGCCGGCCCTACCGCAACAGCACCGAGGGCGAGGAGGGAGACGTCTCCGACGTGGGATCCCGCACCACCGAGTCCGAGGCCGAGGGCTGGGAGCCCGAGGCACCCGGATCATCCGCATCCCGGCCCCTGGGCGGCTGCCGGCTGACGG CCAGGACCGAGGCAGCCACGGGCAAGGTGGGCCGGCTGGAgaggggcagccctggccacTCCAGCGAGGTGATCAGCCCCGAGATCCTCAAGATGAGAGCAGCTCTCTTCTGCATCTTCACCTACCTGGACACCAGGACCCTGCTGCGGGCAGCCGAGGTGTGCAAGGACTGGAAGTTCGTGGCCCGGCACCCGGCTGTGTGGACACGGGTGCTGCTGGAGAATGCCAGGGTGTCCTCCAAG TTCCTGGCCATGCTGTCTCAGTGGTGCACCCAGATGCACTCCCTCACCCTCCAAAACCTCAAGCCGCgtcagagagggaagaaggagagCAAGGAGGACTACATGAAGAGCACACG GGGCTGCCTGGAAGCAGGGCTGGAATCCTTGCTGAAGGCAACAGGTGGCAACCTCCTGATCCTGCGCATCTCCCACTGCCCCAACGTGCTGACCGACCGCTCGCTCTGGCTGGCCAGCTGCTACTGCCGGGCCCTGCAGGCTGTCACCTACCG GAGCTCTACAGACCCCGTGGGTCATGAAGTCATCTGGGCCCTTGGAGCAGGTTGCAGGGACATCATCTCCCTCCAGGTCGCACCTCTGCACCCATG ccagcagccaacACGCTTCAGCAACCGCTGCCTTCAGATGATTGGACGGTGCTGGCCCCACCTGCGGGCACTGGGCATCGGAGGGGCAGGCTGTGGTGTCCAGGGACTGGCCTCCTTAG CCCGAAACTGCATGAGGCTTCAGGTCCTGGAGCTGGACCACGTGGCTGAGATCAACCAGGAGGTCGCTGCGGAGATGTGTCGAGAGgggctgaaggggctggagatgCTGGTGCTGACCTCCACGCCTGTCACCCCCAAAGCCCTGCTGCACTTCAACA GTGTGTGCCGGAACCTGAAGTCCATCGTGGTGCAGGTGGGCATTGTAGACTACTTCAAGGAACCTCACAGCCCTGAAGCCAAGAAGATGTTTGAAGAAATGGTGAACAAACTCCAG GCCCTGAGGAAAAGACCCGGCTTCTCCAAGATTTTACACATCAAAGTGGAAGGAGGCTGTTAG
- the FBXO41 gene encoding F-box only protein 41 isoform X3 → MASLDLPYRCPRCGEHKRFRSLSSLRAHLEYNHTYETLYVLSKTNSICDAAVFPLAADGALLTPAARRDYFESTSFQGKDQRFSCDLVPAEELEPAPSSSPSPRYVHEIEIPLTEIFSRGKAVAPAPAPPAAMDAAYEEGLARLKIRAFEKLEVDKRLEKLTEEVEQKIASQVGRLQVELDRKSSELEKAKQESLRLSREKQELEDRASELSRQVDVSVEMLASLKQDLVQKEQELTRKQQEVLQIDQFLKETAAREANAKVRLQHFIEELLDRADRAEKQLQIISSSCGTTPNGSLGRCGTPGGKATGRLRDRHPGPGAAVHGPYVVSNQRSSSSTGASSRAKPVSQSSGCYDSDSAEPCPADEAAEGHVPPGREGPRGSGLRRQAIQNWHRRPYRNSTEGEEGDVSDVGSRTTESEAEGWEPEAPGSSASRPLGGCRLTVATDSGCPVARTEAATGKVGRLERGSPGHSSEVISPEILKMRAALFCIFTYLDTRTLLRAAEVCKDWKFVARHPAVWTRVLLENARVSSKFLAMLSQWCTQMHSLTLQNLKPRQRGKKESKEDYMKSTRGCLEAGLESLLKATGGNLLILRISHCPNVLTDRSLWLASCYCRALQAVTYRSSTDPVGHEVIWALGAGCRDIISLQVAPLHPCQQPTRFSNRCLQMIGRCWPHLRALGIGGAGCGVQGLASLARNCMRLQVLELDHVAEINQEVAAEMCREGLKGLEMLVLTSTPVTPKALLHFNSE, encoded by the exons ATGGCCTCCCTGGACCTGCCCTACCGGTGCCCGCGCTGCGGGGAGCACAAGCGCTTCCGCAGCCTCTCCTCGCTGCGGGCGCACCTGGAGTACAACCACACCTACGAGACCCTCTACGTCCTCTCCAAGACCAACAGCATCTGCGATGCTGCCGTCTTCCCCTTGGCCGCCGACGGCGCCTTGCTGACCCCGGCCGCTCGGCGGGACTACTTTGAGAGCACCTCCTTCCAAGGCAAGGACCAGCGCTTCTCCTGCGACCTGGTCCCCGCCGAGGAGCTGGAACCAGCCCCGTCCTCCTCCCCCTCGCCCCGCTATGTCCACGAGATCGAGATCCCCCTGACGGAGATCTTCAGCCGGGGCAAAGCCGTGGCGCCAGCCCCGGCGCCGCCGGCCGCCATGGACGCAGCCTACGAGGAAGGCTTGGCCCGCCTGAAGATCCGAGCCTTCGAGAAGCTGGAGGTGGACaagaggctggagaagctgaCGGAGGAGGTGGAGCAGAAGATCGCCTCGCAGGTGGGCCGGCTGCAAGTGGAGCTGGACCGCAAGAGCTCGGAGCTGGAGAAGGCCAAGCAGGAGAGCCTGCGGCTCAGCCgggagaagcaggagctggaggaccGGGCATCCGAACTCTCCCGCCAGGTGGACGTCAGCGTGGAGATGCTGGCCTCCCTCAAGCAGGACCTGgtgcagaaggagcaggagctCACCCGCAAGCAACA GGAGGTGCTGCAGATCGACCAGTTCCTGAAGGAGACGGCCGCCCGGGAGGCCAACGCCAAGGTCCGCCTCCAGCACTTCATCGAGGAGCTGCTGGACCGGGCGGACCGGGCCGAGAAGCAGCTCCAGAtcatcagcagcagctgtggcaccACCCCCAACGGCAGCCTGGGGCGCTGCGGGACCCCGGGGGGCAAGGCCACCGGCCGACTG AGAGATCGGCACCCAGGGCCAGGAGCAGCCGTGCATGGTCCTTATGTTGTGTCCAACCAGCGTTCCTCCTCCAGCACCGG ggCCTCAAGCCGGGCGAAACCCGTGTCCCAGAGCTCGGGCTGCTACGACAGTGACAGCGCGGAGCCGTGTCCCGCCGATGAGGCGGCCGAGGGGCACGTCCCCCCGGGGCGGGAGGGCCCGCGGGGCTCGGGGCTGCGCCGACAGGCCATCCAGAACTGGCACCGCCGGCCCTACCGCAACAGCACCGAGGGCGAGGAGGGAGACGTCTCCGACGTGGGATCCCGCACCACCGAGTCCGAGGCCGAGGGCTGGGAGCCCGAGGCACCCGGATCATCCGCATCCCGGCCCCTGGGCGGCTGCCGGCTGACGG TGGCAACTGACAGTGGGTGTCCCGTAGCCAGGACCGAGGCAGCCACGGGCAAGGTGGGCCGGCTGGAgaggggcagccctggccacTCCAGCGAGGTGATCAGCCCCGAGATCCTCAAGATGAGAGCAGCTCTCTTCTGCATCTTCACCTACCTGGACACCAGGACCCTGCTGCGGGCAGCCGAGGTGTGCAAGGACTGGAAGTTCGTGGCCCGGCACCCGGCTGTGTGGACACGGGTGCTGCTGGAGAATGCCAGGGTGTCCTCCAAG TTCCTGGCCATGCTGTCTCAGTGGTGCACCCAGATGCACTCCCTCACCCTCCAAAACCTCAAGCCGCgtcagagagggaagaaggagagCAAGGAGGACTACATGAAGAGCACACG GGGCTGCCTGGAAGCAGGGCTGGAATCCTTGCTGAAGGCAACAGGTGGCAACCTCCTGATCCTGCGCATCTCCCACTGCCCCAACGTGCTGACCGACCGCTCGCTCTGGCTGGCCAGCTGCTACTGCCGGGCCCTGCAGGCTGTCACCTACCG GAGCTCTACAGACCCCGTGGGTCATGAAGTCATCTGGGCCCTTGGAGCAGGTTGCAGGGACATCATCTCCCTCCAGGTCGCACCTCTGCACCCATG ccagcagccaacACGCTTCAGCAACCGCTGCCTTCAGATGATTGGACGGTGCTGGCCCCACCTGCGGGCACTGGGCATCGGAGGGGCAGGCTGTGGTGTCCAGGGACTGGCCTCCTTAG CCCGAAACTGCATGAGGCTTCAGGTCCTGGAGCTGGACCACGTGGCTGAGATCAACCAGGAGGTCGCTGCGGAGATGTGTCGAGAGgggctgaaggggctggagatgCTGGTGCTGACCTCCACGCCTGTCACCCCCAAAGCCCTGCTGCACTTCAACAGTGAGTAG